The genomic region CCCCGCTCCTCACCACCACCGGGGTGCCGGCGCAGGCGGGCTGGGGGTAGATGCGCAGCTCCTGGAGGGTGTCGCCATCGTTGTTCAGGGCAGACCCCACCGTCGCGTTGTCGCAGGTCTCGTCCTGAACCACGGTGACGGTGCCGGTGTAGCCGGCGCCGGACCAGACGCAGACCTCCTCGGCGGGGCACTGGGCCGCGGTGGCGCCGGCGGCGGGACCCGACCCCTGCGACCACCCGGCGGCGCAGAGGAGGGCGATCGGGACCAGGGCACGGAGCGGAGTGGGGTGACGCATGGCGGCCCGACCCTACCCACCCTGGAAGATCGCCGTCAACTCCTCGCGCATGCGCCGCGCCGAGGCCGACGGTCGCCGCACCGGCCGGCCGGGGAGGTGAACGGCCGGGTCCGGTGCGGCGGCGGCCGTGCCCACCTCGACGATGCGCCCGTCGCGCACCGTCACCACCCGGCCGGCGAGGTCGAGCAGCGCCGGGCGGTGGGTGGCCATCACCACCGTCCTCCCCGCCATCAGCGTGCACAGCGCCCGCACCACCACCCGCTCCGCCTCGGGGTCGAGGTCCGAGGTGGGCTCGTCGAGGAGCACCACCGGGGCGTCGCGCAGCAGCGCGCGGGCGATGGCGACGCGCTGCCGCTGGCCGCCGGACAGTCCGGCGCCGCGGTCACCGAGGTGGGCCTGCAGTCCGCCGGGAAGGTGGCACGCGAACTCGAGGACCAGCGCCCGCTCGGCGGCGGCGAGCACGTCGTCGTCGGAGCAGCCGGTACGCCCGTAGCGGATGTTCTCCCACAGCGTCCCGGAGAAGAGGAAGGTGTCCTGGGGCACCACGGCGAGCTGCTCGCGCAGCCAGCCGGCGGGCCACAGCGGCAGCGGCACCCCGTCGAGCAGCACCTCTCCCTCCACCGGGGGATACAGGCCCGCGATCAGCGAGAGGACCGACGACTTGCCGGCGCCGTTGGCGCCCACCAGCGCCACCCGTCCGCCGGCGGGCACGGTGAGGAAGGCGGCCTCGAGCACCGGCCCGCGGCCGTAGTCGACGGTGACCTCGCGGAGGTCGAGGTCGCCGCGGGCCCGGGACGAGGGCGCCCGGCGGGGATCCACGGTCCCGGGCATGACCGGTGACAGCACGCTGCGCGGTTCGGCGAGCACCGCGGTGACGCGGTCGGCGGCGGCGGCGCCCTGGGCGAGGGTGAGCGAGAGCCGTGACAGCGACCGCAGCGGCTTGAGCATGGTCCGCACGTAGGCCATCACCACCAGCAGCACGCCGAGGCTCCAGCTGTGGTGGAGCACCCCCCACGCCCCCACCCAGAGCAGCGCGGCGGTGCCCGCCTGGGTGCAGATCTCCACCAGCGGAGTGAACCGGGCGACCACGTCGACGGAGCGCAGCCCGGCGGCGAGGGTCGCCTGGTTGCCGGCCTCGAAGGCCCGGTCGTGCACCTCCTGGCCGCCGAGGGCGAGCACCGTGCGGATGCCGGAGAGCACCTCGGTGGCCTGGGCGGTGAGCGCGCCCCTCGAGGCCCGCCGCGCCCGCGCCGCCGCGCGGGTCAGGCGCGCGTAGCGGGTGATCACCACCAGCAGCACGGGCACGGTGGCGAGGGCGAGCAGCCCCAGCCGCCAGTCGACGAGCATGGTCACGATCAGCAGCCCGGCGACGGTGAGGATCGCCGGCAGCAGCGTGGAGAACACGTCGACGAGGGCGTC from Candidatus Dormiibacterota bacterium harbors:
- a CDS encoding ABC transporter ATP-binding protein, giving the protein MTAGAAGESAVRSLWRFHGYGRPHLRILGAGIGLRVAEMLADLAQPWPLVMIVDNVIGHRPVRGVMAAVLAPVRPSPILLLSVAAAATVLLGAASGLFDYLGDRVMNSAGERITASIRSDLFAHLQRLPLSFHDRSSLGELTSRLTMDTDRIDDALVDVFSTLLPAILTVAGLLIVTMLVDWRLGLLALATVPVLLVVITRYARLTRAAARARRASRGALTAQATEVLSGIRTVLALGGQEVHDRAFEAGNQATLAAGLRSVDVVARFTPLVEICTQAGTAALLWVGAWGVLHHSWSLGVLLVVMAYVRTMLKPLRSLSRLSLTLAQGAAAADRVTAVLAEPRSVLSPVMPGTVDPRRAPSSRARGDLDLREVTVDYGRGPVLEAAFLTVPAGGRVALVGANGAGKSSVLSLIAGLYPPVEGEVLLDGVPLPLWPAGWLREQLAVVPQDTFLFSGTLWENIRYGRTGCSDDDVLAAAERALVLEFACHLPGGLQAHLGDRGAGLSGGQRQRVAIARALLRDAPVVLLDEPTSDLDPEAERVVVRALCTLMAGRTVVMATHRPALLDLAGRVVTVRDGRIVEVGTAAAAPDPAVHLPGRPVRRPSASARRMREELTAIFQGG
- a CDS encoding peptidase inhibitor family I36 protein is translated as MRHPTPLRALVPIALLCAAGWSQGSGPAAGATAAQCPAEEVCVWSGAGYTGTVTVVQDETCDNATVGSALNNDGDTLQELRIYPQPACAGTPVVVRSGGGSTGVSGRSYLNWHDPTDPQGPPGP